The DNA sequence cggttgtggCACCGGATAAGTAAAGAGCATTTGCCTCTTCCACATACGGTCCAAACATATCCCAGCATGAAATGGAGAACTATTTGGAGAAACATTAATAGCAACTATTAGAAATTCGAATGAAAGTGGCACTTACTATGTGTtggtgaataaaaaaaaataattcaaaatcaatacaggtgtcccccgagatacgactgtattcgggaccgaaaaaatgtcccaaagcaaggcgtaagtcgaaaaagtcgtatgtcgaatatctataatactaagtttataaccgaatttgaagagttggaatttatgatatcgtgtattttatttaaaataatgttcgataatgtaataattatattttaaaagccgtacacaatatagatattcaagatagtgtaattgtggaatctttggaaatttgtgtataacgattatcagcccagaaattcaaaaaaatacatcaatttcttgtcgatgacaacttttaactgtcaaaatcaaaatcgtcgtatctacgaatcgtcgtaactcgagggggtcgtaactcgggggacgcctgtactaCAAAAGAATTTGAATAACGGATAGTAGATAACGATAAATACGTCACTTGCGGTAAAAGTGACACTACGCAACACAAATCTACTGAATaaagtagattaaaaaaaacggaatAATTAAAGAGCATAATACGAATAATACATGACATTACCTAATTTTGAAGCATTAGTGAACCCAGTATTACAAGATTTCAAAAAAgatgtttgaatattatttgaCGAATATATTTAGCAATTTAGCTATCTCAAGGGAAACAGTTTTATGCAGACTGAGttgtttgtaaataaaaaaaatagcaaagaaCAAACGATCATGGTTTGCGCGAGTTCCTAAGCCAATACAATCCGAGAATCGAGAGCTagtctttattttttccaataaaCAAATATGGCAATAAAAGATAAATTTATGTGCATGTAAATTGCTGGAAAACGATTGATGACATCCATTCGATGAGTTGCATGCATCGAATGACGACGAGGATGGTCTTTGTTGTCGTTCCAGCAACTAATTAACGCTTTGTGCGAAGATTTGCAAAACGTTTTTGCTCTCCGGTGCTTAGCACTTTTGAAGGTTGTTGGAATATCGGCCATGTCAGTCGTACGAACAATCATTTTACTTAGCTCCCACATCGTCTCTTCGGTTCGGCCATAATTTGTGCATTGCTGGAAAtcctcaaacaaacaaaaaaaggtgcaTAAATGAGCAACAAACGGCGCGCGTGGTGGTTCGGATGTCTAGaaggcacaaacaaacagaaaggaTCGCCGCTTGCCCCGCATCAAAGTTGgtaatgtttcattttcgacaaaatacaggTCTACATTCTAAACGAACGCTCGACAAAACATCTGTTAACATTCCTCAATGTACCGTGTACTCCGTGTGTGTTGCTAGTCGgctggtggttttgtgtgcCTCGCTCGTATAGTAGGGATTAGTAGTACGTTCGCACCGCAGGCCAATTACATTTATGATCGAATTAGTCGATAACGGGACAGCTTCGTTTGCGACCGGCAAACACGTGTTTCGAGGGTTAGCAATACTGAAGAGGGGATGGGGTGTAATTACTTGCGTAACGTGAATAAATGTGTTAGTTGGGGATGGTTCTTTTACTTTTGTCTGTCTGTTCATGAGTCTTCTTGCGTACTCGCGCTCTCCCTAAATGCAGAacgggaagggggaaaaaggtGAGAAAAGAAAGCTTGGGTGAAAActggtgaaaaaaaacaacaaccgcaTGGTTAGTCTGTCGCTCTCACTGCTCATCCTTATCCTTGGCGCCGTGCTTCAGGATGCGGGTGAACTCGATGTAGTCGAACAGGCTGTTCTTGATCGGCGCCTCGCGGAACATCTCGTCCACGTCCTCGTCGGTGAACCGGTCGCCCATCGTCGTCAACAGCTCGCGCAGCCGGTCCTCGTTGATCACGCCCGTGTTCTCCTCGTCGAAGCAGCCGAACGCGTTCTTGATCACCTCCTCCGGGTCGGTGCCCTGCAGCCGCTCGCCGAACAGCGTCAGGAACATGGTGAAGTTGATCGGACCGGGCGCCTCGTTCATCATGCCCTCGAGGTACTCCTCGGTCGGGTTCTTGCCGAGCGACGCGAGCATATCGTGCAGGTCGTCCTTCTCGATGAAGCCGTCCCGGTTCTGGTCGATCATGTTGAACGCCTCCTTAAACTCGGCAATCTGGGCCTGGTCGAACATGGCGAACACGTTCGAGGTGGCGCGCTGGGCCCGCTTCTTCGTCGTGCCGCGGCGTCCGGCAGTTTTGCGCGACGAcatgattgttgttgttgatgctgctgtcGTTGTTGGGCTTACAGTGTTAAGCTTGCTTGATGGCGGGCAGGGAGGTTTACCAGCTGTTGCAATTTCCCCGCGTCGATTTGAACCGTGGTTGATGGATGATTGAAGCGTTTGGTTGAGCGATGGATGCCGAGAGCAAGCATTGagaaatgaaagtaaaacaaaaacttattaCTATCAATGGTTACTCGTCGTTGTAAGCAACGCCGGACAGCAGGAAGTGTGTTTAGTTGGCTAGAAGCTGGAGCATAAACTAACCACGGATGTTTGAGTAAAAGTTACACCAGCACAGGTTGTCCCCAGCGTGGTACACAGCTGTCCACGTAGCGAAACGAAGCTGACCAACGTGCACGGCTACTAAATTGCGACTAAGGAGTGCTTCTCCGCCACATGCACAATGGCTGCTGTGGGTTTACAGTGTCCAAGGCAAACCTTGCCTCCCCTCATGGAAGCACCCGTGAAGACGGAGGGCCGACATTTAAACCATTCGAGTGGATCGCGGTGACAGCACTGCCGTGGTAGTGGTGACCGATGTGAGTCACGGtccatgcacgcacacacgcacagccgtTGCAGAAAGTGCAGGGTTTGCGGGTTGTGGGTGGGGCAGGCGTGGGGCAATTCGTTATCTCGTCACCCATTTCCAGCCAATTGCTCATCGATGCgacatgttttgtgtgttacgTCGCGCGCAATAACAATTCCCGCGTCCAGATGGTGTGCGATCAGGTTTTGTGCACCTTCTTGTGTCTGCCTGTGGGGCCACACTGCCTCTCTCCCACCGATCGGGCTGAATCGAGGTCGAGTGGGAGCGACAGAAAGAGAGTTCGCTTTGCACATGGTTCAATCATTTCGCCGAATCGGGCAAAACGGACCAGCGGGCCGCACAAAATCATATCCTTATAAGGCGAACCATTATGGGGCCCCCAAGATGACCTCTCCCTCTCCATTCGCTGCATTCACGGAGGGAGGGGAACACACATCTCTACACCGTTGAGCCCtgtgacacacaaacacaaccgtGGGTACAAGAAACGTACTGCTTGCCTTCCCCCTTCTCGTGATGGAAAAAAATCTTGTGCAAAGCGGTACAGAGATGCCTTTGCGGGACGACCAGTTCCTTTTAAAGGCAAATCAAGCGTTTATGGTTTAAcgggtgtgttgtttttttcctttttttatgttacttTCATGCCAAAGTGCAGCTGGCACAAGAAGTTGccatttaagaaaaaaataaaaaataaattaaaccctAGGTGATGCGGGCACGGTGCGAGTTTGTATAATTGTTGGCAAAGGTTGGAAAACTGTTTGGCCGCTCGCAGTAGCGAGAAATGTTCCAGAAGTTTACCACACCACATTCCATCTGGAACCGGTGCGAtcgaaacgcaaaaaaaaccgggGCGTAGGCTAGTCCGGGTTCGCCCTCGGTCCGTAGCTTGGGGCCAAAAATAAAGCGGAACAAAACATTTGTAATAACATTTGCCCATTGCAGGCCGCAAGCAACGAaagtggggagggggggggggggcaaaaacAGTCACACTCGACGACAAAGGGAAACTAGAGTTTGTTTAAGGTtacgcctgtgtgtgtgtgtgtgtttgtatgtgcagGAAATGGGTGAATCATCTGCCTTTGCAACGGCTGCAACCGCCCCAAGAATAATTGTGCACGCGTAGGCAAGAGACAGCGAACGAGCGATAGTGCCGATCCCAAAGGAAATCGTTCTCGCCCTCTCATTCATATTCCTTTATAGAAGGTGCGTGACGTACTTTACTTATTTTATTGGCCATTTTCTGGCATTTCGTACCAGTTTTTGGCATACCATGCCCACCAGGAGCAATCAAACACTTTCCCGCGACACTCGTTACACACACTCAAGGGGAGGGAATTACTCACCAAATGTTCGCAATAATGCACAGAACAGCGCAGCGTTTGCAGATCGTTTCCTTCTTGCTTAGAGTACGCGAAAACACAATGGAGCCACGGACAAGGCACTTGATACAGTGACAGTTAGCTGGAATTGTCTATGGAATTTCTTGCTCCGCATTGGCGCATTACACACCGTCCAGTAGCCGTTTGACAGTCGCGTCATGGAAtgccaaggtgcattaaaggtGGTGGTAGCGCTcgtccgatgcgattttatcggaggCTGTTGTCAAATGGTATTTCGGTTCATATTGCGATTGTTTGGATGATATTAATAGTTTAACcataataacaaaataaatttaatgtttttcttACACAGCCTAATCTTTCCCCTTCCACCAGaaacaaatgttaaaaaaaatcgacaatATTTTTGCATTCACACACCTTTCCAAGTGACACAactccactaaacgaccactaaacgagttctaaacgactcaagctctctacctaaacgatatacccaaatagccagctcgtactttatggctgatttagggctgtttaacggaaaatcgttccgatgtcgtactttgtggctgattaagagatagacggtaccccaaatagccagctcgtactttatagctgatttagggctgtttaacggaaaatcgttccgatgtcgtactttgtggctgattaagagatagacggtactttgcggaactatggagctttttaacaggcacatggtactttttggaactttgcggctgattagcactatgtgtagggttcatggtggaacttgaaggcttgttaagaaagcgtaccgaacttgctttatagcttttaatgcatgacatcggtacaaggtggctcttgtcaaagtgtcaaaaacggacgccggcaataatctcattgttgctgcacaagttagattcattaattgaagaatgaatattgagtgaagtgattgtggattatcagtaaattgtgtaaaattttgtgtaattcatcaatacaaaagatttaaaaatatacatatgtgcttaaacgaaacaaatcttgttgtttatttcatcgatgacgcttgcttgaaaataaaacacacagaaaaataatccctggcatcgtggcataaggaagctgcttaggcgctgtttgaaagacccacatagaactttgatgctgtttatctactgcaaaaggcgaattagagcagcgatctttagcgtgccaaaaagagctgcttaagcaattctggctatttggggtgtatctcggggaccgcctgtataattattacattatcgaacattattttaaataaaatacacgatatcataaattccaactcttcaacttcggttataaactttatattcatagatattcgacatacgactttttcgacttacgccttgctttgggacattttttcggtcccaaatacagtcgtatctcgggggacatcTGTAGCCACATTAATTTCTTCGGTCTGTCTGGCGGCGGCCTGAGAAAACGGCTgacccaagcgaaatttttcggggatacccaagctcccgaccacgctggttttcgctggtcttttcggggataattcgttaacgaattatccccgaaaagaccaacgaaatacagatcattttcggggatagtgaacacacgtgaaagatgaacccatgcgaaaaagagctaaaaatagaaatgaacattcggattcactccctccactcatgttccaattcatgctcatgcttcatccttgatgctaccaaccacatcgctagttctatttggaatcactttgccagttgcgccaccatattattattcattatcgtgctatttactggtttggttgtatgaaggggtactgatactaaataaatgaaaagaaataaataaaacaataaaaataacagattaactattaaacacgcatttctaacaatgagtaaatgggtttgaagttattggaggaggatgttttaaaaattaaataaaactttaaatcatcaataaaaacaataaaaatggaattgaactcatgtcgaccatggtacaaacattacaccattaacatttgaccataactacttcatgaacatgaattgttatctatcacttttaaacccttcaaatataatacaatgaacaaagatatgtgtaaaagttcatcgatgcgtgtgagagagtagggctgatgaatagagagagatggcatgagtttgtgttcattatccccgaaaaatttcgcttgggtaatgaacacaaactcatgccatctctctctattcatcagccctactctctcacacgcatcgatgaacttttacacatatctttgttcattgtattatatttgaagggtttaaaagtgatagataacaattcatgttcatgaagtagttatggtcaaatgttaatggtgtaatgtttgtaccatggtcgacatgagttcaattccatttttattgtttttattgatgatttaaagttttatttaatttttaaaacatcctcctccaataacttcaaacccatttactcattgttagaaatgcgtgtttaatagttaatctgttatttttattgttttatttatttcttttcatttatttagtatcagtaccccttcatacaaccaaaccagtaaatagcacgataatgaataataatatggtggcgcaactggcaaagtgattccaaatagaactagcgatgtggttggtagcatcaaggatgaagcatgagcatgaattggaacatgagtggagggagtgaatccgaatgttcatttctatttttagctctttttcgcatgggttcatctttcacgtgtgttcactatccccgaaaatgatctgtatttcgttggtcttttcggggataattcgttaacgaattatccccgaaaagaccagcgaaaaccagcgtggtcgggagcttggggaTGCACCTTGTTTGGTGCTAAATCGATCAAAAAGAAAACGTTCATCGATTCATTTGACAGCTCTCGGCTGTGCTGTGTTTACAACgcgcgtttgtttacatcggTCGTTTGCCCCAGCGAAAAGTATGCCGATCGCGCGATTCACCAACGAAACACACCCATTCCTACAATAATGTCGCTATTTCACGCAAATGCTGGCCAGGCGGAGATTATACGCACCGTGCAGAAGGACCAGGAACACATCGAGTACGTCCGCACAGCACTGAGCgaggtgttgctgctgctcagcCAGCGTCACTGGTTCCGGTACAATGCGCTGTGCAAGCTGGTGGCAGAGGTGCTTTACCACCATTACGCCATCCTGCACAATCTGCAGACGCTGGGCGAAGAGTACACCGGCATCATACAGGTGGACGCGAACTACGTGATGCTGCCGAACAAGGCCCTGCAGCTGCTCGCCATCCTGCTCGAGTACGGCGGGGAGCATGTGGTCGACCGGGTGCTGACCTATCTGCAGACCGAGATCGATCGGAGCGAGGAGCTGCTCGAGTCGGTCAAGACCGGCCTGCACAAGCTGATTGACACGCTGCGCGTGGTGGTCCCGTACGTGCGCGGCTTCCACACCAGCCTGTTCTACATCCACGGCGGAAAGTATCACATCTCGAAGCGCTTGACCGGCATTAACTATGTAAGCTTCTTTTGGCGGGATTTGGCAAGTTTGTTCTACCGTGCTTTACCACCCCCTTTAATTTGTCTCTTTCTTTTACCTGTAATACCCGGGCCGCAGGTGCTGATACGCAACTGGCTCAAGGAGGACCATTCCGTCTACGGATATAAGGTGCTGGGGTACGTGACACTCACCCAGCTCGTGCTAGCGCTTGCCGCCCGCTACCAGCAGTACCGGTCGCAACCGAGTCAAGCAAAGGTGGTCGCCCCGTCGGTACGGTCGGCAGACAGTAGCCGGACAGCATCGGGGACGCTGCCCGGGCGCAACTGTGCGCTCTGCATGGACACAGCGCAGGCCATCACCGTGACGCAGTGCGGCCACCTGTTCTGCTGGCAGTGCATACTGCACTGGCTCGACCAGCGCCAGGTGTGTCCGATCTGCCGCGAGTCGGTCAAGAAAACGCGCGTGGTTCGGTTGCAAAACTTTTCTGTCGACCCGGAACGCGCcagctagccgtgtgcaacgAACGCTCAATGCATGCTGAAGGGTTTTTAACACTTGAAAAGAGATTATTACGTTCCAAAGAAGCTACTTGTTAGGTAACATGCTTTACGGGGTAGGATACACTACAGGGAGTGCTTCGTGTGCAGCATTCTGCTCGTTTCGGACTGATCGTGCTTGAGCATGCGTTGAAATTTATACGATAGGCAAACACCCGTTATCgttaaaaaaagcataataTTCAATATCCATCGCACTCTGTTCGGAACAGTTTGtgggttggtttgtttgttctttttcgttACCGTTTTTTAtggtttagttttagttttggGAAAGCTTGGCTCGGTTATTtacaaaggaaataaaaacgtATCATACAACAATACTCGGTGCAACACTGTGCGTTGGAAAGGGGCGGATGGGGAGGGGTGGCTGGGGGATGCGAATGGTGCGAACGTGCGTTACAGCTCTCGCCGCACCTCAGTAACGGGTCCTA is a window from the Anopheles merus strain MAF chromosome X, AmerM5.1, whole genome shotgun sequence genome containing:
- the LOC121595248 gene encoding myosin regulatory light chain sqh isoform X1 — its product is MSSRKTAGRRGTTKKRAQRATSNVFAMFDQAQIAEFKEAFNMIDQNRDGFIEKDDLHDMLASLGKNPTEEYLEGMMNEAPGPINFTMFLTLFGERLQGTDPEEVIKNAFGCFDEENTGVINEDRLRELLTTMGDRFTDEDVDEMFREAPIKNSLFDYIEFTRILKHGAKDKDEQESASTQEDS
- the LOC121595248 gene encoding myosin regulatory light chain sqh isoform X2 — protein: MSSRKTAGRRGTTKKRAQRATSNVFAMFDQAQIAEFKEAFNMIDQNRDGFIEKDDLHDMLASLGKNPTEEYLEGMMNEAPGPINFTMFLTLFGERLQGTDPEEVIKNAFGCFDEENTGVINEDRLRELLTTMGDRFTDEDVDEMFREAPIKNSLFDYIEFTRILKHGAKDKDEQ
- the LOC121592787 gene encoding peroxisome biogenesis factor 10, translating into MSLFHANAGQAEIIRTVQKDQEHIEYVRTALSEVLLLLSQRHWFRYNALCKLVAEVLYHHYAILHNLQTLGEEYTGIIQVDANYVMLPNKALQLLAILLEYGGEHVVDRVLTYLQTEIDRSEELLESVKTGLHKLIDTLRVVVPYVRGFHTSLFYIHGGKYHISKRLTGINYVLIRNWLKEDHSVYGYKVLGYVTLTQLVLALAARYQQYRSQPSQAKVVAPSVRSADSSRTASGTLPGRNCALCMDTAQAITVTQCGHLFCWQCILHWLDQRQVCPICRESVKKTRVVRLQNFSVDPERAS